A window from Sceloporus undulatus isolate JIND9_A2432 ecotype Alabama chromosome 8, SceUnd_v1.1, whole genome shotgun sequence encodes these proteins:
- the ZFAND2A gene encoding AN1-type zinc finger protein 2A isoform X1 yields the protein MEFPNLGEHCSEKTCKQLDFLPLKCDACEEVFCKDHIAYNRHKCSSVYKKDVQVPICPLCHAPIPVRKGETPDAVVSAHMDRDCKPDSAQQKQKIFTNKCFNPGCKKREMMKLVCDQCHQNFCLKHRHPLDHACPGQSHAISKAGYAALMRSLKSQTMTLNYQLLQNRSQAKC from the exons ATGGAGTTCCCCAATCTGGGCGAACACTGCTCTGAGAAGACCTGCAAACAGTTGG ACTTTCTGCCCCTGAAATGCGATGCGTGCGAGGAGGTCTTCTGCAAAGACCACATTGCGTACAACCGGCACAAGTGTTCTTCTGTGTACAAAAAG GATGTGCAGGTTCCGATCTGTCCTCTCTGCCACGCTCCCATCCCAGTCAGAAAGGGGGAGACGCCAGACGCTGTTGTCAGTGCCCATATGGACCGAGATTGCAAACCTGATTCTGCCCAACAGAAACAAAAG ATCTTCACAAACAAGTGCTTCAACCCAggctgcaaaaagagagagatgatgaAGCTGGTTTGCGACCAGTGTCACCAGAACTTCTGTCTCAAGCATAGGCACCCTCTGGACCACGCCTGCCCAGGGCAAAGCCATGCCATTTCCAAAGCAGG ATACGCTGCTTTAATGAGATCGCTGAAATCCCAGACAATGACTCTGAATTATCAGCTTCTGCAAAACAG GTCCCAAGCGAAATGCTGA
- the GPER1 gene encoding G-protein coupled estrogen receptor 1, whose translation MEVYTASTTPVLCNGSCLYNQNKTLSDKSEHQQYVIGLFLSCLYTIFLFPIGFVGNILILVVNISFREKMTIPDLYFINLAAADLILVADSLIEVFNLDVKYYDITIICTFMSLFLQINMYSSIFFLTWMSFDRYIALAKVMRSNLFRTMEHARLSCGLIWLASISATLVPFTAVYLQHTGEVSFCFADVKEIQWLEITLGFVIPFAIIGLCYSLIVRVLVRAHKHRSLRIRRQKALRMIVVVVLVFFICWLPENVFISVQLLQKTDQSALRSQSFRHNHPLTGHIVNLAAFSNSCLNPLIYSFLGETFRDKLKLYIEQKTKVSILHRFCHATLKSVITDSAEQSEV comes from the coding sequence ATGGAAGTTTACACAGCATCTACAACTCCGGTACTTTGCAACGGATCATGTTTgtacaatcaaaacaaaactcTTTCGGACAAATCAGAACACCAGCAATATGTTATAGGTCTTTTTTTGTCATGCCTTTACACAATATTCCTTTTTCCTATTGGCTTTGTTGGGAACATCCTTATTTTGGTGGTAAATATCAGTTTTCGGGAAAAGATGACTATTCCAGACCTGTACTTTATAAACCTTGCTGCAGCAGATCTAATTTTAGTGGCTGACTCCCTCATTGAAGTTTTCAATCTTGACGTAAAGTATTACGATATCACAATCATTTGTACTTTTATGTCTTTGTTCCTTCAAATCAATATGTACAGTAGCATATTCTTCCTAACATGGATGAGCTTTGACAGATACATAGCCCTGGCAAAAGTAATGAGGTCCAACCTATTTCGTACGATGGAACATGCCAGGTTAAGCTGTGGCCTCATCTGGCTGGCATCTATCTCTGCCACATTAGTTCCCTTCACAGCTGTGTATCTGCAACACACCGGAGAGGTTTCCTTCTGCTTTGCGGATGTAAAAGAAATCCAGTGGCTCGAAATAACGTTAGGGTTTGTCATTCCATTTGCTATCATTGGCCTTTGTTATTCATTAATTGTTCGAGTCCTGGTTCGAGCCCACAAGCACCGAAGTCTGCGCATACGCCGACAGAAAGCGCTTCGCATGATTGTGGTTGTTGTCCTTGTCTTCTTCATCTGCTGGCTTCCTGAAAATGTCTTCATAAGTGTACAGCTTCTCCAAAAGACAGACCAAAGCGCATTGAGGAGTCAGTCTTTCAGACACAATCACCCTTTAACGGGACACATTGTGAACCTTGCCGCCTTCTCCAACAGCTGTTTGAATCCCCTTATCTACAGCTTCCTAGGCGAAACTTTCAGAGACAAACTAAAACTGTACATTGAACAGAAAACCAAAGTGTCAATTTTACACCGCTTTTGTCATGCTACCTTGAAATCGGTCATTACTGACAGCGCTGAGCAATCGGAAGTTTAA
- the LOC121937448 gene encoding uncharacterized protein LOC121937448 isoform X1 — MVSHNMTWIKYPSHSQDSNIEDIIFSQHVTSRLMHGYIALFVPTGLIAGLIILGIFIKNYLQHALKKLDIMIVAHTVSSILMILLSLTIITRPAYLRVSYLECGTLSFFFNLSYFNSQYLRVLMMLSFFFNKHPPQNAWISKAHQNTMVCIGFVLICAFCVTLIVVALLGITNYHKDTDCQLDPLFAWPEYEIIKFTFGFCIPSLAKLVGFVLSFVKKTQTEINRSRQNVHPYLAVFVITITMFACRLFYNIMLLSRTVLKIHRSVGTPQHELTMNIAEILLFSESCLSLLIILFLHKPCRSGLLNVVNKLTKVCRRRDSNSALEIREFHTEVSSVPSENESH, encoded by the coding sequence ATGGTCTCTCATAACATGACATGGATAAAGTACCCGAGCCACAGCCAAGACTCCAATATCGAAGACATCATATTTTCGCAACACGTTACCTCCAGACTGATGCACGGCTACATTGCCCTCTTTGTGCCAACTGGTTTAATCGCCGGACTCATTATTTTGGGCATCTTCATCAAGAACTACCTGCAGCACGCCTTAAAGAAATTAGACATCATGATTGTCGCTCACACCGTCAGCAGCATCCTCATGATTCTTCTTTCGCTCACTATCATCACAAGGCCAGCCTATCTCAGAGTATCCTACTTGGAATGTGGCACTCTGTCTTTCTTCTTCAACTTGAGCTACTTCAATTCTCAGTACCTTCGCGTACTGATGATGCTGAGCTTCTTTTTCAACAAGCACCCGCCCCAGAATGCTTGGATTAGTAAGGCCCACCAAAACACAATGGTATGCATTGGATTTGTATTGATATGTGCCTTTTGTGTGACACTGATAGTGGTGGCGCTGCTGGGCATCACGAATTACCACAAAGACACAGACTGTCAATTAGATCCTTTATTTGCATGGCCAGAGTATGAGATTATTAAATTCACCTTTGGCTTCTGCATTCCCTCTCTGGCCAAACTAGTCGGCTTTGTTCTGTCGTTTGTTAAAAAAACCCAGACAGAAATTAACCGCTCAAGACAAAACGTTCACCCTTATTTGGCTGTTTTTGTGATCACAATAACCATGTTTGCGTGTCGCCTGTTTTACAACATAATgcttctctctaggactgtcttaAAGATACACAGAAGCGTAGGGACACCCCAACATGAGCTGACCATGAATATTGCCGAGATCTTGCTGTTCAGTGAAAGCTGCCTTAGTTTGCTAATCATACTTTTCCTTCATAAACCATGCAGGAGCGGCTTATTGAATGTTGTAAATAAACTTACGAAAGTCTGCAGGAGACGCGACAGCAACAGTGCTCTTGAAATACGCGAATTTCATACTGAAGTTTCATCTGTGCCTTCGGAAAATGAATCACACTGA
- the LOC121937448 gene encoding uncharacterized protein LOC121937448 isoform X2 yields the protein MVSHNMTWIKYPSHSQDSNIEDIIFSQHVTSRLMHGYIALFVPTGLIAGLIILGIFIKNYLQHALKKLDIMIVAHTVSSILMILLSLTIITRPAYLRVSYLECGTLSFFFNLSYFNSQYLRVLMMLSFFFNKHPPQNAWISKAHQNTMERLIECCK from the exons ATGGTCTCTCATAACATGACATGGATAAAGTACCCGAGCCACAGCCAAGACTCCAATATCGAAGACATCATATTTTCGCAACACGTTACCTCCAGACTGATGCACGGCTACATTGCCCTCTTTGTGCCAACTGGTTTAATCGCCGGACTCATTATTTTGGGCATCTTCATCAAGAACTACCTGCAGCACGCCTTAAAGAAATTAGACATCATGATTGTCGCTCACACCGTCAGCAGCATCCTCATGATTCTTCTTTCGCTCACTATCATCACAAGGCCAGCCTATCTCAGAGTATCCTACTTGGAATGTGGCACTCTGTCTTTCTTCTTCAACTTGAGCTACTTCAATTCTCAGTACCTTCGCGTACTGATGATGCTGAGCTTCTTTTTCAACAAGCACCCGCCCCAGAATGCTTGGATTAGTAAGGCCCACCAAAACACAATG GAGCGGCTTATTGAATGTTGTAAATAA
- the ZFAND2A gene encoding AN1-type zinc finger protein 2A isoform X2 codes for MEFPNLGEHCSEKTCKQLDFLPLKCDACEEVFCKDHIAYNRHKCSSVYKKDVQVPICPLCHAPIPVRKGETPDAVVSAHMDRDCKPDSAQQKQKIFTNKCFNPGCKKREMMKLVCDQCHQNFCLKHRHPLDHACPGQSHAISKAGQRTLCSIQ; via the exons ATGGAGTTCCCCAATCTGGGCGAACACTGCTCTGAGAAGACCTGCAAACAGTTGG ACTTTCTGCCCCTGAAATGCGATGCGTGCGAGGAGGTCTTCTGCAAAGACCACATTGCGTACAACCGGCACAAGTGTTCTTCTGTGTACAAAAAG GATGTGCAGGTTCCGATCTGTCCTCTCTGCCACGCTCCCATCCCAGTCAGAAAGGGGGAGACGCCAGACGCTGTTGTCAGTGCCCATATGGACCGAGATTGCAAACCTGATTCTGCCCAACAGAAACAAAAG ATCTTCACAAACAAGTGCTTCAACCCAggctgcaaaaagagagagatgatgaAGCTGGTTTGCGACCAGTGTCACCAGAACTTCTGTCTCAAGCATAGGCACCCTCTGGACCACGCCTGCCCAGGGCAAAGCCATGCCATTTCCAAAGCAGG GCAAAGGACTCTTTGCTCCATACAGTGA